CCGGCAGGCTGTTCCTCTGCCTCAACCGAGGCTCGGAGGTGTTCGCCGTCGGGCCTGACGGTCCGCACGTCGTGTATCGACGCACGGCCACGCGCGAGGAGGACGAAGCGCTCGATCGTGCGGCCGCATCGACGGTCGCGCGGCTCGCGCGGTCGGGCCTCCGCGCTGAGGTGGTTTCTCAGCGATTGAACCGGCGCAAGATCGATCTCATCCCGGACCCCGCCTGGAGCGACCCGCCGAAGGCGATCATCGACCGGCTCCTCGAAGCGGTGACGGATCGGCTGCGTGCGCACGGTTTCGGCGATGTGGAGGAGATCGTGGAGATCGCCCGTGAAGCGGCGCACGCCTCGGGAGTGTCGGATCCGCGGATCACCAGCGACGTCAAACACGTCGAGATAGGCCTGACGGACAAGTCCGACTCGCTCCGGTGGGCGCTCGATGATCTGTACCACCTCGGCGTCGGACCAGGGTTGGTGCTGATCGCGGGCGACGAGTTCGGACCCATCGGAGGCGTACCCGGCAGCGATTCGATGATGCTCGTCGCCGGGAGCGAACGCGCGACCGCGATCTCGGTCGGCATCGAGCCCGACGGGGTCCCCGGCCGCGTCCTTCATCTCGGCGGCGGGCCGGCGACCTTCCTCGATGTGGTCGACGACCAGATCGACCGGAGGCGTGCGCGCCGCGTCCCGGCCGTGGATCCCGACCCCGCGTGGTGCGTGGTGGTCGACGGTGATCCACGCTTGGCGCGCGTTCGCGAGTCGATCCTCACCCTCTCGGAATCGCCCTTCGGGCTGCGCGGGAGCGTCGAGGAGGACGGAGCCGGTACGCACGGGTTGCTCGCTGCGTCGGATCTGTTCGATCGCAAGGACGCCGAGACCACGCTCGCCGAGGGCCCGCTTTGGACGGAGCTCTCGGTCGCGCCGAACAAAGCGGCGACGGAACATCGGACCCTCGACATGCGGAACGGCATCCTGCTCCGCGAACGGAGCAGCCGCGCCGGCCGGTTCCGCACGATGCGGTTCCTCTCTTCGGCTCGAGCCGGCCTCATGGCGATGCGTGCCGAAGGCCCCCCGCGGATTCTGACCGCCGGCGCCGATTTGACTCCGCCCGAGAAGGCGAGCGGCTACACCACGCGCACCAAAGACGGTACCGCCCGTGCAGAGGTTCGCACCGCGCTGGGCGGCCGGATGCTGGCAGCGGTCCGCACGGAGGAAGGGTTCAGAGACGGGCTTCGGATGATCGAGCGCGTCGCGGCCTACGGTTCCTACCCGTCAGGGCCTCCCGACGCCGACAGGCTCGATTCCGCGATCGATTGGTTCGATTTCGATGGTTCTCTGGCCTACCAGCGGGCAACCTGGGCTGCGCGCTGGCGCGACGCCGGGGTGAGCATCGAGGGTGATCCCGCCGCGGAGCTGGCCGCGAGGTTCGCGATCTTCCATCTGCTCGGCGTCGCTGCCGGGTTCGGTGAGTCGGCCGTCGGCGCACGCGGCGTGAGCGGTTGCGCGTACGGCGGTCATGTTTTCTGGGACGCGGATGTGTTCGTGCTGCCGGCGTTGGCCGCGATCAAGCCCTCCGGCGCTCGATCCATGCTCGAGTATCGACTTCGCAGGATCGAAGCGGCGCGCCGGGCGGCCCTGCGCGAAGGGCGGGCCGGCGCACGGTTCCCGTGGGAGTCGGCCGATTCGGGAGACGACGTGACCCCGAGGCTGGTCCACGCCGACGACGGGCGGGCGATCCCGATCCGGACCGGCCAGCACGAGTTGCACATCGTTGCCGACGTGGCATGGGCCGCGTGGCACTACGCGACCTGGACGGGGGACACGGCGTTCCTCGACGGTTCGGGTCGGGACCTCGTTACCGACACCGCCCGTTACTGGGCGTCCAAAGCACGCCGTGACCGCGACGGCCGCGCGCACATCTACGGCGTGACCGGACCCGACGAGTATCACGAGATCGTCGACGACAACGCATTCACGAACATCATGGCTCGCTGGAACCTCCGGCGAGCCGCCGAGCTTGTTCGAGCCGACGGCCGCGGAGGGACGCCCGAGGAAGCCGAGCAGTGGTCGGCGCTCGCCGACGCGCTCGTCGACGGATACGACTCGTCGACCGGGATCTACGAGCAGTTCGCCGGCTTCCATGGGTTGGAGCCGTTGGTGATCTCCGAGATATCGCGCGTTCCCGTCGCAGCCGACGTATTGCTCGGCAGCAAGCGCGTGCTCGGCGCGCAGGTCATCAAGCAGCCCGACGTCCTCATGCTCCATCACATGATCCCGGACGACGTTGTCGCCGGATCGCTCGCGCCGAACCTGGCCCACTACGGCCCCCGCACCGCACACGGAAGCTCGTTGTCGCCGGCGATCCAAGCGGCGCTGCTCGCTCGGTCCGGGCGACCCGACGAAGCGCTCGTCCCCTTCCGGCTCGCGTGCCGGATGGATCTGGACGACCTGACCGGGACGACCGCCTCGGGCCTCCACATCGCGACGATGGGAGGCGTATGGCAGGCGCTGGCGTTCGGCTTCCTGGGGCTCGCGGCCGAAGGAGAGGCGCTTCGGGTCGCCCCCGTGTTGCCGGCGACGTGGGATGCGCTCGAAATGACATTCCGGTTCCGGGGCAGACGGCTACGCGTCCGCGCCGAGAACGGCTCGGTCACGATCGATCCCGACGCTCCGCTCGTCGTGCGACCGGGGGCTCGTCCGTTGACGAAGGTTCCGGTGGGAGGAGCCACGTTCGTTCTCGATGGCGACGAGGACGCCTGGGAGGGGGAGACGCCATGAGGATCCTTGCCGCGATCGACAACAGTCTGGCCGCCCGACCGGTCCTCGAGACCGCGATCGAGCTGGGCCGATCGCTCGACGCTTCGGTCGAAGCCGTCCACGCCAAGGAGAACGGAGCCGAAACGGCACGGTCGCTCGCCGAGCGGTACGGCGTCGCGTTGCGGCTCGTCTCCGTCGCGCCGGTGCAGGCGCTCATCGACGCCCTCGATGCCGAGGACGTGATGCTCGTTGTGATCGGCGCGCGGGGGCTGCCCGGCGGTCCGAGGCCGGCAGGTCACATCGCACTGGCGATCGTCGAGCGAGCCACGAAACCGGTCGTCGTGGTACCGCCCGAAGCGTCGGGACCTCGTCCCGACGGGATCCGCCGGGTCCTCGTGCCGGTGAACGGTCATCCGACGTCGGCGGACGCCACCGCGCGTGCGTTGCGCTTGCTCGGACGTGCCGGTGTCACGGTCGAAACGGTTCACGTCTTCGAGCGCGAGACCACCCCGTTCTTCCTCGACCGTCCGGAACGCGACCTCGAGTTGTGGAGCGAGGAACTGCTCGCTCGCTTGTTCGCCAGACCCGGGACCACGCTCACGCTGCGAACCGGCGAGCCGGGTCGCGTCGTCGTCGAGGAGGCCGAAGGCCGGCGGGTCGACATGATCGCGCTCGGCTGGTCGCAGAGCTTCTCAGAGGGGCACGCCCGCCACGTGCGGGAGATCCTGAGCCGGAGCACCGTTCCCGTATTGCTCCTGCCCGTGAGTGTCGCTGCCGATCCGGAGCGGGTCGACGCGACGGCGTTCCAGTAGGGGGTGAGACGATGGGATCGGCGGACCGGGTGCGGCCGCAAGACGCCGCCTTCTTCTATCTCGAGGGCCCGGCGACCCCGTATCACATCGCCTCGTTGATGATCGTTGAGGGGCCGCCGCTCGATCACGAGGAGCTCCTGGATGCGATCGGCGAGCGAGTAGCGTTCGCTCCGCGGCTCCTGCAGCGACTCAGGTCGGTACCCCTCGCGCGGCCGCGTTGGGTCGACGATGCGAGCTTCGACCTGCGATACCACGTCCGCAGGACAAGCCTGCCGGGCCCCGGAACCGAACGGCAGCTCCTCGAGGTGGCGGCACGCCTGCACGCCCAGCACCTCAGCCGTTCCCGTCCGCTGTGGGAGTGCTGGTGCATCGAGGGACTCGCCGGCGGCCGGTTCGCGCTGTTGATGAAGATCCACCACAGCCTCGTCGACGGTGTATCGGGGACGGAGCTCATGAACCTCTTCCTCGACCCCGCGCCGGAGGCCCGAACCTATGAACCCGAACCGTGGGTTCCGCGCCGGGCGCCGGGGATCCTTCGACTCGCGGTGTCGTCGGCCGCCGACGCCGTTCTGGCCCCGCTCAGGTCCGCGCGCAGAGCGATTGCGGAGGCGCGGTCACCGACGAGGCTGCTGCGGGACGTGCGCGATGTCGTCGCCGGGTTGACGAGCATCGCGCGTGCGGCGCTCGATCCGGCTCCGGCGTCTTCCTTCAACGTTCCCATCGGCCCGAACAGGATCATCGCGGTGGCGCGCGCGCCGCTCGCCGATCTGCGGGATATCAAGTCCGCGCTCGGGGGCACCGTCAACGACGTGGTCCTTGCGGCGGCGAGCGGAGGACTGCGGGCAGTGATGAGGTCTCGCGGCATCGAACCGCGGACCGTCACGCTCCGTGCGCTGGTTCCGGTTTCGCTTCACCGGAAGGACGACGGCACGCAAGGGAACCGCGTGACGGCCATCCTCGCACCCTTGCCGGTCTCGGAGGACGACCCGGGCCGTCGCCTCGCGATCATCCGGCGTGCGACGCGGATCGCGAAGGCCTCGGGGCAGGGAGCCGGCGCCGAGTTGCTCCTCCAGGCGGGAGCGGCTCTGCCTCCGCCGATCGCGATGCTGGTGGCCGGCGCGCAGTCCGTCCAGCGGTTCTTCAACGTTTCCGTGACCAACATCGCTGGGCCCCCAACGCCGCTGTGGATCCGCGGCAGGCGCGTCGAGGAGATCATCCCGCTGCGGCCTCTGTCCGCGAACGCCGGCGTGATCGTCGCCGCGATGTCCTACGCGGGTCAGATGTGCTTCGGGATCGTCGCCGATGGCGACGCTCTGCCGGATGCGGGCCTCGTCGCCGAGGGCATCGAGAAGTCGATCGTGGAGCTTCGCCACGAGGCGGGAGGATGAGCGATGCACGGTCTCGAGATCGTGCAGGTTCGCTCCCGAATCGACCTGCGTCGCTTCGTCGAGCTGCCGTTCCGTCTCTATCGAGGCGACCCCCACTGGGTGGCGCCGATCCGAAGCGAGATCCGCGCGAAGCTGGACCATGCACGCGGTCTGTTCTTCCGGCACGGCGACGCCGCGTACTTCCTGGCCCGGCTCGAAGGCAGGGACATCGGAAGGATCTCGGCCCACGTCGACCGGAACTACAACGACTTCCACTCGACCGACGTACTGCGTGACCGCACCGGGTTCTGGGGCTTCTTCGAGTGTGAGGACGATCCGAACGCGGCCGAGGCGCTCTTCGACGCGGCCGAGGGATGGCTCTCGTGGCAGGAGTGCGATCGGATGGTCGGTCCGGCGTCGTTCACGCTCAACGACGAGGCGGGGCTGCTGGTCGAAGGGTTCGACGCGGCGCCCATGATCTTGATGACCTACAACCCGTCCGTCTACGAACGACTCGTCGAGAAGGCCGGGTTCGACAAGATCCAAGATCTGTACGCGTACCGGCTCGATACCGATGCCGAACCGCCGGCCGACATCGTCGCGTTCGCGCGTGAGGCGGAGCAGACCTATACGTTCCGGACGCTCGATCCGACACGATTCGGCGACGAGATGCGCCGCTTCCTCGAGGTCTACAACGAAGCCTGGGAGCGGAACTGGGGCTTCGTCCCCATGACCGAGGACGAGATCCGTGAGCACGCGAAACGGCTCCGCCCGATCATCGATCCCCGCTTGGTGTTCATCGCGGAGCGAGACGGAGAGCCTGCGGCGGTAGGTCTGACGATCCCCGACGTGAACGAAGAGCTCATCCAGGCGCGCGGACGGCTCGGACCGCTCGCCGTCGTGCGATTGTTGCGGCGCGCTCGGCGGCGCTCGTGGACGGCCTGCCGTGTTGTGGCGCTCGGCGTGAAGCGGGCTCATCGTGCTGTCGGAGTCGGCGCATACCTCTACCTGGCAACGCTCGAGGCCGCGCGCCGTTCGGGCTATCGCTGGGGCGAGATGAGCTGGATCCTCGAGTCCAACGACGCGATGAACCGTGCGATCCGGCACATGGGGGGCCGGCGATACAAGACCTACCGGATGTACGGACGAGCGGTCCGCTCCTAACGAGCCGCGAGGGCCTCACGGACGGCCCGGGACAGCTGTGTTCCCAGGACCGGAGCGTCGAGCGCCGTCGTCTGTGCGATCAGGTCGGCGTTCCGTATCCGATCCTCGTCGCTCACTTCGATCACGATCGGTCTGGCCGGACGCATCGCGCCGAGCGCCCGCACGACCGTACGGGACGGCGTGTGCGACAGGTTCAGCAACGAGACGATGAGATCCGCGCCTCGCGCCGCCGGGCAGTCGTGCCCTTCGAGCACGGGGCAGGAGATGCGCCCCGACTCGGGCCCCGCGCATATCGCAACCTCGTACCCTTCGCGCTCGAGGATCTGCTCGCACGCCCATCCATCCGCGCCGTCCCGGGCCTCCACGAGGACACGCGTCTTTCCTCGGGTGGGGCCCCACGAAGGAACGGCAAGTCGTTCTCGGTCCCTGCGCCACATGAGACTCACCTCCTACGGTCCGTTCGATCATCCTCTGCGTCGTACCGTCCGGTTAGGGCCGATTGGTCCGGCCATCGCGGGACGTTCGGTGGTGCGCGCGCAACGGGAGACGCAAGAAGCCGTGCCGTTGGACCCGCGTTCCTCGGGGCGAGCGGCTCTTGGACCTTCGAGGGATCGGCGCAAATCTGAACGAGAGCGATGCGTACATGCGGGAGGAAGCTATGAAAGCCGAAGTTGGAGATCGCTTGGTCGTGAAAGGGCACTACGTGCACGAGCCTCTTCGTGATGGAGAGATCCTCGAGGTGGGTCCCGACGGGAGGCCGCCCTACCTGGTTCGATGGGAGGACGGCCACGTGAGCTTGGTGTTTCCCGGCCCGGACGCCTACGTCGATCATCTCGCGCACGCGACCGGGCGATGACGGGCGGCGGGAGGGGCGAGATGGAACGCTCGAGGGTGGTGCTCCTGGTAAACGCAGATGACGTCGCGGTCGATCAGCTCCACGGCTGGTTGGCCGACGACGGCAACACCGTCATTCGCTGCAGCGGACCACAAGCGCCCACGTACACATGCCGCGGCTGGGATGAGCAGGGCTGTCTTCTCGTCGACGCGTGCGATGTCGTGGTGCTCGATCTGCGGCTCGACGCCGACCCGATGATGGAGGGGCCGGCGTCCTGGCAGCTTCTCTTCCTGTATCGATCCCAAGGGAAACCCGTAGTCGCTCTCGGCGATCCGGACGATGCGGTGGAGATCATCAGGGATCCGCAGGTCGTCGTTCTGCCGCGCCATCCAGATCGACGGGCGCTTGTCTCCGTCGTGCGTTCGTTGATCGGGATGGGCGATGGTCATGACCTTCCCGCGCACGCTTCGGGGGTGTCGACCCGGTCCAGCGCCGTGCGGGCCGCGCAGCCCCGCCGGCGGCCGACGAAGCCCTCGGCCGTTGCCGACGTCGCCGACATCTGGCTTTGAGAAACCACGGGTTGGAGCCCGAGGCGTGAGCCGTAGGGCTCCTCCTTCCCGGGTCGACCGGCCCTCCCGTCGCGAGGGATCTCGATCCAATCTGTACGCAGAACCTCGTCAAGGACATGAGATGCGATTCCGGGATCGGGCGGAGGGCGGCCGCAGACTCGCGGTGCGCCTGAGACGGTTGCGTTCCGAGAACGTCGTCGTTCTCGGCATCCCACGCGGCGGGATCCCGGTCGCTTACGAGATCGCGCGAGCGCTCGATGCTCCGCTCGATGTGGTCATCGTCCGCAAGCTTGTCGCTCCGGGGCACCCCAACCTGGCGATGG
The window above is part of the Actinomycetota bacterium genome. Proteins encoded here:
- a CDS encoding glycosyl hydrolase family 65 protein; amino-acid sequence: GPGRSATRAGISVPDVRFEALIFDWDGTAVPDRSADAGPVRERIEALCAAGMDVYVVSGTHVDNVDGQLGGRPNGPGRLFLCLNRGSEVFAVGPDGPHVVYRRTATREEDEALDRAAASTVARLARSGLRAEVVSQRLNRRKIDLIPDPAWSDPPKAIIDRLLEAVTDRLRAHGFGDVEEIVEIAREAAHASGVSDPRITSDVKHVEIGLTDKSDSLRWALDDLYHLGVGPGLVLIAGDEFGPIGGVPGSDSMMLVAGSERATAISVGIEPDGVPGRVLHLGGGPATFLDVVDDQIDRRRARRVPAVDPDPAWCVVVDGDPRLARVRESILTLSESPFGLRGSVEEDGAGTHGLLAASDLFDRKDAETTLAEGPLWTELSVAPNKAATEHRTLDMRNGILLRERSSRAGRFRTMRFLSSARAGLMAMRAEGPPRILTAGADLTPPEKASGYTTRTKDGTARAEVRTALGGRMLAAVRTEEGFRDGLRMIERVAAYGSYPSGPPDADRLDSAIDWFDFDGSLAYQRATWAARWRDAGVSIEGDPAAELAARFAIFHLLGVAAGFGESAVGARGVSGCAYGGHVFWDADVFVLPALAAIKPSGARSMLEYRLRRIEAARRAALREGRAGARFPWESADSGDDVTPRLVHADDGRAIPIRTGQHELHIVADVAWAAWHYATWTGDTAFLDGSGRDLVTDTARYWASKARRDRDGRAHIYGVTGPDEYHEIVDDNAFTNIMARWNLRRAAELVRADGRGGTPEEAEQWSALADALVDGYDSSTGIYEQFAGFHGLEPLVISEISRVPVAADVLLGSKRVLGAQVIKQPDVLMLHHMIPDDVVAGSLAPNLAHYGPRTAHGSSLSPAIQAALLARSGRPDEALVPFRLACRMDLDDLTGTTASGLHIATMGGVWQALAFGFLGLAAEGEALRVAPVLPATWDALEMTFRFRGRRLRVRAENGSVTIDPDAPLVVRPGARPLTKVPVGGATFVLDGDEDAWEGETP
- a CDS encoding universal stress protein, which codes for MRILAAIDNSLAARPVLETAIELGRSLDASVEAVHAKENGAETARSLAERYGVALRLVSVAPVQALIDALDAEDVMLVVIGARGLPGGPRPAGHIALAIVERATKPVVVVPPEASGPRPDGIRRVLVPVNGHPTSADATARALRLLGRAGVTVETVHVFERETTPFFLDRPERDLELWSEELLARLFARPGTTLTLRTGEPGRVVVEEAEGRRVDMIALGWSQSFSEGHARHVREILSRSTVPVLLLPVSVAADPERVDATAFQ
- a CDS encoding wax ester/triacylglycerol synthase family O-acyltransferase, translating into MGSADRVRPQDAAFFYLEGPATPYHIASLMIVEGPPLDHEELLDAIGERVAFAPRLLQRLRSVPLARPRWVDDASFDLRYHVRRTSLPGPGTERQLLEVAARLHAQHLSRSRPLWECWCIEGLAGGRFALLMKIHHSLVDGVSGTELMNLFLDPAPEARTYEPEPWVPRRAPGILRLAVSSAADAVLAPLRSARRAIAEARSPTRLLRDVRDVVAGLTSIARAALDPAPASSFNVPIGPNRIIAVARAPLADLRDIKSALGGTVNDVVLAAASGGLRAVMRSRGIEPRTVTLRALVPVSLHRKDDGTQGNRVTAILAPLPVSEDDPGRRLAIIRRATRIAKASGQGAGAELLLQAGAALPPPIAMLVAGAQSVQRFFNVSVTNIAGPPTPLWIRGRRVEEIIPLRPLSANAGVIVAAMSYAGQMCFGIVADGDALPDAGLVAEGIEKSIVELRHEAGG
- a CDS encoding N-acetyltransferase, translating into MHGLEIVQVRSRIDLRRFVELPFRLYRGDPHWVAPIRSEIRAKLDHARGLFFRHGDAAYFLARLEGRDIGRISAHVDRNYNDFHSTDVLRDRTGFWGFFECEDDPNAAEALFDAAEGWLSWQECDRMVGPASFTLNDEAGLLVEGFDAAPMILMTYNPSVYERLVEKAGFDKIQDLYAYRLDTDAEPPADIVAFAREAEQTYTFRTLDPTRFGDEMRRFLEVYNEAWERNWGFVPMTEDEIREHAKRLRPIIDPRLVFIAERDGEPAAVGLTIPDVNEELIQARGRLGPLAVVRLLRRARRRSWTACRVVALGVKRAHRAVGVGAYLYLATLEAARRSGYRWGEMSWILESNDAMNRAIRHMGGRRYKTYRMYGRAVRS
- a CDS encoding DUF1918 domain-containing protein, which encodes MKAEVGDRLVVKGHYVHEPLRDGEILEVGPDGRPPYLVRWEDGHVSLVFPGPDAYVDHLAHATGR